CTTTCATCTACAAGTACATTATAGCAACATAGAATATCCCGCAATTGCAAAATCTTGATTGATAAAAAACACTATACAAGACTGCATAATTTGTGAAATTAgcctaatttaatttgatttgattaaaatatataaataattaatttaataaatttaaatttaaatcataaaaatctcaaattaaaaataatattaaaataaattgaaccaATCTAATTTACGGATAAAAGTTTAACAGGTAGTACAAAAATCCAAAAGCTAAGACAAGAAACAGTACTTTCAACTACGTACATTAGATTTCTTAAATCATAAAAAGTAGTAAAAGTCTCCAACCCTTATTTCTAAAGCAGCAACCTAATTAAGAGGATAGTACACCAACAACATTCAACCTAATTAACATTTGATTAATTAATCTTCATAATTAttatgataaatatatatatatatattttataaagaatGCATAATTACATATAGTTTTAATGTAGATtccgtcaaaaataaaaatataaatacaaaaatttagTTGGATATTACAGAAAAGTCAATGAGTATTTTACCTCCGCCTGAAgttgtgtttttgttgttgtgaaTTTGGAGTGCATGAGATTGGTATGGGCTGCTTTAGGGTCTCTAGTttgtcttcttctctttttgaaGGCGTTCTGCCAAATTTTTAAGACAAACTCACTATCTCCAAACACTTGAATGTGAGGCAACGGATTGACTTCACCCGGTAAACGATTTTCTCGCTGGTAAAAGGTAATTCCCAGCAATGCACTTGCAGGCAGTGCACTATGCACAGCAGCACTTACTGCAAATGCAGTCTGAGCTACTGTTGTGCACAACAACACTTCACTGATTGACtgtaattaaaatcataatcaaaattatctcaatttactTTAATTCCTCCTCccatttttatgaaattaatttatatatttttactataCATATCTTATGTAGGAAAATGAATGCCAATCGACAGTGGATGTATAATAGGCTCAAGGACGGGTTGTTGaatactgaatttttaaatggtTTAGAGGAGTTCATACAATTTGCTTCAACCCATCCTGAATGTATGGATGGTATGAATATAAGATGTCCTTGTAGTATGAAAAGGTGTTCGAATCGGAGGTTCCTCTGTGTGGACGATGTACGATATCATCTGATGAAAAATGGTTTCGTCCCTAATTACTACAGGTGGACAGCACATGGTGAATGTTGGGATGATCAAGGAACCTCTAGTGTGCTAATGTCTGAAACTATCATGGAAAATGATTTTCAAACTGGGACTAGTGGCCGATACCATGAAATGGTACTTGAAGGGTTTGGTTTACCGCCTCAAATTGAATTCATGGAGGAGGCACCTAATGCCGAGGCACAAAGGTTGTATGAAATGTTACAAGCAGCAAGTGAAGAGTTATGGCCAGGATGCAATAAGCACACAAAACTATCTGCTGTGGCACGTTTGATGAACATGAAATCGGAGCATCATTTCTCTATCGGAGCATCATTtctctataaaatgttttgatcagATTGtcgagtttttgaaagaagttCTACCTGAAGATAATGTGCTTCCTGATAATTTTTACAAAACGAAAAAGTTAATTGAGGGTTTGGGTCTACCAGTGGAAAAGATTGATTGTTGCAGAAATAATTGCATGATATATTGGTCTGGTGACGCTGAGTTACAAGAATGCAAGTTTTGCCAGCTTCCTAGATATAAACGCACGGTAAACAGCTTGACAAAGCAAGTTGTTCAGAAGCCATATAAGAAGATGTATTACTTTCCTCTCACTCCAAGGTTACAACGGCTTTATGCATCAGACGCAACAGCACCTCATATGAGATGGCATGCTGAACATGAATATGAGGAAGGGGTCATGCATCATCCATCTGATTCTCCTGCATGGAAACACTTCAATGCATGTTATCCATCATTTGGATCAGAGATAAGGAATGTGATGCTTGGATTGTCTACTGACGGATTCCAACCATTTGGACAATCTGGCCAACAGTACTCATCTTGGCCCATCATTCTGACACCGTATAATCTTCCGCCATGGCTGTGTATGAAGTCAGAATATATGTTTCTCACTGTTATAGTTCCGGGCCCAAATAatcctaaatttaaaattgatatattcTTACAACCCTTAATCGAAGAACTAAAACAATTATGGAACATGGGGGTTGAGACATATGATGTGGATAAGAAGCAAAATTTTCTCATGCGGGTTGCTTTGCTATGGACCATTAGTGACTTTCCTGCTTATGCCATGCTTTCTGGTTGGAGCACTGCAGGAAGGCTTGCATGCCCATATTGTATGGATAACACTGATGCATTTACTTTGCCAAGAGGTGGCAAACAATGTTGGTTTGACAATCATCGCAAATTTTTGAACCATAACCATCCATGGCGGAAGAATAAATCATGGTTTAGAAAAAACAAAGTTGTAACTGAACATGCACCTCTAGTAAGGACTGGAGAGGAAATTTTGCATGAGATAGAGAGTCTTGGATTAATGAGAGTCACAGATCCAGGTTCAGATGTTGTTAATGCTGTTATTAGTAAGACATGTGGATGGAGGAAACGCAGCATATTCTGGGATTTACCTTATTGGAGTTCCTTGCTTATTAGACACAACCTTGATGTAATGCATATTGAAAAGAATTTTTTTGATAACTTGTTCAATACCATTATGAATATAGAGGGTAAAACAAAAGATAATGCAAAAGCAAGAGAAGATATGAGGGAAATATGTCGGCGGCCTGAGTTGGAGATTAATGCAGAAACTGGCAGGTATCCAAAAGCAATATATGCATTGGACAAACCGGCAAAACAAGTTATTTGTGAATGGATGAAGGGACTCAGATTTCCTGATGGTTATGTGTCTAACATGGCACGATGTGTCGACATGAACAAGTACAGATTATTTGGAATGAAAAGTCATGATTGTCATATTTTCATGCAAAGGTTGTTGCCTATTGCATTTCGTGAATTATTACCAATGAGAGTGTGGGAAGCAATTACCGAGCTAAGCATTTTCTTTAAGCAACTAACGAGTACTATCTTACGGGAGGAAGATATGCAAAGGCTTGAAGAGGACATTCCGGTTATACTATGCAAATTGGAGCGAATATTTCCTCCGGGTTTCTTCGACTCGATGGAACATCTTCCGGTTCATCTTGCATATGAAGCTCGCATTGGGGGTCCAGTGCAATATCGTTGGATGTATCCTTATGAGCGGTAATAATTAATCACtgctgctttttcaaaatatcaattatttaataTGCTTAATTTGTATGctaattaattatgtaatacaGGTACAATGGAATTTTAaagaagaatattaaaaataaagccaAAGTTGAAGGATCAATTGCTAATGCGTACTTGGTAGAAGAAGCATCTTCTTTTTGTGCTTACTATTTTGAGTCACATGTTTCTACAAGGCATCGACGGGTTCCACGTAATGATGATGGTGGTGTAGTGGAAGATCAGGAGATTGAAGGAAATCTATCAATATTCAAATATCCGGGTAGACCCATAGGTCAATCAAAGAAAAGGATATTGACAAAGGATGAAAGAAATGCAGCTCATTTATATATCTTACTAAATTGTGAAGAAGTTTCGCCATTTATCAAGTAAGTGAAATTCACCgccaaattataaatttaatagtcttttaaaatgtatatatattCATGGAAATAACCAAAGTTGTATAATTTCTCATAATGCAAGAATATATATTGAGGATCTACGGAGGATATCACCTAACATTACTGATGGGGAGGTAGACATCACATTGGAGAATAACTTTCCCACATGGTTCAAAGCATACGTAAGCTTTATAATACTTGCAATACTACGCTGAATTTGGTGAatgaatcaaaattaattttatatgttaacTTTTTGTAATAGGTACATGAACCAACCAACACTGTTTACAATCCTCTCATCCAAGATTTAGCCAAAGGACCTCTAAATACAGTGAATGTGTACACAGGATACTATGTAAATGGATACAAATTTCACACTGAGGGACGAAGTGCTAATCGAATGACGGTGAATTGTGGTGTATGCATTAAAGGAACGAACTATAGTGATCAATCAAGTGATTACTATGGTAAGTTGAAAGAGGTTCTTGAAGTAGAGTACCCGGCTTTACCTATGAAGCGGACAGTTCTATTCCAGTGTGAATGGTTTGATCCTACCCCAAATGTTGGAGTGAAAATTCATTTAATGTACAATATTGTGGATGTAAATCAAAGAAGGAGATTTCATAAGTATGAGCCATTTGTTTTGGCTAGCCAGGCACAACAAGTTTATTACATTCCTTATCCTTCTTTAAGACGAGCAAGGTCTGATTGGCAATCTGTGATAAAAATTAAAGCCAGGCCAGTCATTGAATTACCAAATGTTGTTGTACCTTCGACAGCGTCAACAACAGATGCATATCAAGAAGATACTGTAACTTTGCAGCCTTTAGTCTTAAATGAAGAAGGATTACCTGAGACATTAAATGATCCAGCGGGTGGTGAAGTGTTGATTTCGGAAttagttgaagaagaagaagaagatgagacATATCATTATTCAACTTCAGACAATGATGAATATTACTTAGATTAGTCAACTCTAAGCTGTATAGTAAACTTTTTTGCtctaattatcttttttattattgttgattatttttacttttataacaTACTAATCTCCTGTTGGATATTTTTTTGTGCAGATATGGCCAGGGGTAAAGGTAAAGAAGATGCACGTAATGCTGATCGTGGTGTTTTATCAGGTACAGGTAGAGGCCGAGGCCGAGGTGATCCAGAAATTGTTCGTGGTCGAGACATTATAGCCAGTGCACCTTCTTCAGCTGGCTTTAGAGCCCCAACGCTTACTCCAACAACTCCTGTATCATACTCAGACCCTGCAGCCCCTCCACTTGCTCCAGTTGCCCCCACTGCCCCAACTTCTTCAAGTTCTGTTCCTGGATCGAGTGCTAGTCGATCTGCATCCTCATCCTCATCACATGCTACTAGGACCTACTGTTATGTGCATGCAAGTGGAAAGTAAGTATAATATATAACATTACTTATCATTGTATTACATATCTTTgttattagtttttattttggttaattatttaaaaataattatattcaatatttataaattatgcttgcattattaaaatattacagTCTTATACCTTCTGAGAAGACATCTGCTGCCTGCACAAAGATTTTTCAGAAGTACAATGTCGAGGAGGGTTCTTCCTGGAAGAATATCCCACAATCcacaaaagatttttatttcAGAGAGTTTGAGGTACGCAATATATTATGCATTCTAACAAAGATAAAATGTCTTATAATCTATGTTATATTGTACAtctgttttttaaattaatttacagaAAGAATTTCACTGGGATGAGGGAAGTGCTGCAATAGTGAGGAAGGCATGGAATAAAAAAGCAGCTACCCGATACAAAGACTTTCTGAcaaatgaaaagaagaaaaaaaagaggagtGCTTATATATCAAATGAAGTCTGGGATAAATGGAATTTAGATTGGAGTACTCCAGAGTATGTAGCAAAGTCAGTGAAGTACTCAAAGAACCGCCTAACAGAGAAGGGAGGTGCAGGAGCTGGTCCTTCTACACATACAGGTGGGTCCATAACACATGAGGAGCATGCAAGACGCATACAAAATGCTAAGACAGACAAAGTTCCTCCAACAGCAGCTGAGTTGTTTCTCCACACCCATACAAAGAAGAGTGATCGCAACAAATTTGTTGATAAACGAGCTGAACTTGTTTATGTAAGTTTCTATATAAACAAGTTGTCTTTCTAAGTAATATCTTGCAAGTATGATTTTGATGTCTATGTGATTGACTTTTAGTTGTGTTATTGATTgagttgttgattgattttgagttgtgtaattgattttcagttgcaagtatgattatgatatctaggtgattctcacaaggaaattgtttatgattctcaattgtgtgattgattttgagttgttgattgattttgagttgtgtgattgattttcggttgcaagtatgattatgatatctaggtgattctcacaaggaaattgtttaagattctcagttgtgtgattgattttgagttgtgtgattgatttttgattttgagttgtgtgattgattttcagttgcaagtatgattctgatatctaggtgattctcacaaggaaattgttcaagattctcagttgtgtgattgatttttagttgttgattgaatttgagttgtgtgattgattttcggttgcaagtatgattatgatatctaggtgattctcataaggaaattgtttatgattctcagttgtgtgattgattatgagttgttgattgattttcagttgcaagtatgattctgatatctaggtgattctcacaaggaaattgtttatgattctcagttgtgtgattgatttttctATTATGATATCTTGCAAGTATTGTAAATGTGATATCTTGCAGGTATTATAATTGTCATATCTTGTAGGTATTACCATTATTCCTTACTTTAGTATTCAAATTGAACTGTTATTCTGTGATTTTCTAGGAAAATTATTTGAAGCTAAAAGAACAACATTCAAGCCAGAATGTGGGATCAGATCATGTGGAAGGAGATGGAGGAAATATTAATGAGGATCAATTGTTCATTGCTGCAGCAGGAGGATGGCAAGGAAGTCGAGTTTATGGTTTAGGTAGTGCTGCATCTTCTGCCTTCTCTCAAACAGGAACTGTGGAAAAAACAACAGATGTTCCATCATCACAATCACCAGAATGGAAGAAGGAAATTGAAGCAAAGTTTGATGAGAAGTATAATAGTTTGCAGAAACTTGTAGAAGACCAAAATCAGATAATAGCTCAAATGCGTGATGAACTACAGGCAACGAGGATGGGACAGCAGTCTTCCTCATTGATGCCATCAACATCTGATATGCCTCCAGCTCAAAGATCCCCTGGTGATTCACATATAGATTAGCATGATATCATTTCTCACTgactttaataatatattttatgatatgaatttgatactatttggattaattatgtattttgagatattttaagttttttagtCTTGAACTATAGTAATGTTTTGGATTTTTAGATTGCACAATTATGAAATGAAGTTGatgtttatatattatctttgatgttttatgtattggAATGTGTGTACATATTGATATTTCAGcaggtttatgaatttattggaaaaatgatatgaatcagatttaaaagtatttattaGTGATTAATCAGCCACATaagcaaattaaaatttaaatatatatttgattttactattaatttgcgACGAAATAGCGATCAAAACAGCGACCATTTTGCGATTAAAGATTAATGACTAAATTCTCAAGAAATAGCGACCAAAATAGCGACCACTTCGCGACCAAAAattaacgaccaatttacttccacACAACGACTAAATGTTCTTCCTTGAGGTGATCAAATAACaacgaaatagcgaccaaattagcgaccaaaattgcGACCATTTCGCGACCAAAAattaacgaccaatttacttccaTACAGCGACTAAATACTCTTCCTTGAGGCGATCAAATAACaacgaaatagcgaccaaattagcgaccgaAACAgtgaccatttagcgaccacaTTATAGCGACCAcatcagcgaccatttagcgaccaaagtATAGCGACCAAATCAGCgactatttagcgaccaaattatAGCGACCAAATCAGCGACCATGTAGCGACCAAATTTTGACGACTGATTTTCAACCATggacaccaaattagcgaccaaaaaatggtcgctgaatGGTCGCTATTTTAGCGACCAATTTTCAAATGGTCGCAAATCAATTAGCGACTGGCCAAACACCGACCAatttttttggtcgctaaatggtcgctatttcgtaatagcgaccaaatctgtctttttagcgaccaaaattttggtcgctaaatcactgtttttttgtagtgtaattggaggactttccctaattgatttaatcttaaagagagacaatggatgtgagaagcttcttcaatctccatggccaatttattgaatcaacaaaagaacatatgagtcaatgatcaatcccatcaactaaagtagacctaattcttcaactagagcttttcttcttattgttttctctttatttttatttatttgctttactttattgatTTTAccttagtttaattgaatcaatctcaaaacccccctttttactttacttgcactttatttttattttcagtttgtttgtttggtcttgataagaaagataggtaagtatcaattccctgtggattcgatcctttcaccactatctacagtatttatattgttgataaatgatttgattattttgaccggcttcgacaaccgctctgtcaaaattattttgacaaagcggttgtcgaagccggtcaaaataaataacctttttaactaccaacaatattaaaactgtagacagtggtaaaaggatcgtatccacagggaattgatacttatttaccttccttgagtagaccaaatgaacaaacagaaaataaataaacaatgaaaataaattgcgagtaaagtaaataaggggggtttgagattgatttgattaaactaatggtggaaacaataaagtaaagcaaataataaaaataaagagaaaacaaataagagaaaagctctagttgaagattcggattcactttaagttgatgggattgatcattgactcatatgttcctttgttgattcaataaattggccatggagattgaagaagcttctcacatccattatctctcttttaggttaaatcaattagggatagtcctccaattaattactaattaacaattgccaaagaacgtctttgagccacaggccttatacaatagtcaatcgcataaagaaatagagagaaccaattctagtcacccacatgcatggagacaacactagatcatgcaatttccttggtttttacaccaagtgttcttatatttgagcaatccaagcaaatacggactaagattattcaaacaacaatatattaccttgaaatcaaagatcaatagagatctgcacgacaaagcaataatatcttaaagcaccaaattacatgaatattgaaaagcaactaaagattaaccatgtagttcaagtctctcaatccaaaaatacaaccaaagtttcaccaaatcctcaactagaaaataggtttcagccactcatggctgaaacaaaaactaaaaataaagaaaggaagaaaaagagaagatgtcacttgcaatcccgtaggtgtctcccaaggggagtgtaaagaccatgtaggggcttcttatgtggctttttatagttgaaaagtgttgccctaggtcatacttactgcccaagaggtattttctgcccaagatgtgtctgaaaaggaaagaatcgcgcttttcggcttcagaaggaaggctgcgcgaaaatgcactgcgaaaggaagttgatgcgcgcggtttggtctcagaaagggaaggaggcgcagattgtgcttcctaaataagtttagatgctgaccttgcttcctaattagtgtagaggctgcccaaggtgctgcccatgtgcaacttgctgcccaagttgttgcaaacgaggaaagaatcggactgcaaggcttcagaaagaagttggcgcgcagattgccttcagaataggaaaggagcgtaccttgtgcttgaaaaggaaggaagagcgatccaaggctgccaatagaggaagaaaagtcgtggcttgatgttcataaggaaatatgcacgtaccaaggctttcagaagaggaaggacgcgcggatcatgcttccagaagaggtggcacgcgcatggattgcaaaagaggcaggagaatgcagtcattaatgtgcagaagtggaaatatatctgtccagtctttcctttttaggtggagccttcgtttgaattttgaatgctgaatgcagaagaggaagagcatctccttgagatcttgctgcctaaacaggaagatatgactgctgcagtgtatgcacatctttgaacaaggaaagaaagatctgcgatttgaatttgaaataatcttctgactgagctttccttgtttacttttgcttctgcactttcctcatttgaagactttccttttctgaaaacttgccttatttgaaaaccttCCTTTCCTGGCCCATGTTCTaattaaggcaggaaagattctgcagttcgaatttcggacagtttgttgactgtgctttctgactctttccttatttggcactttccatatatgaacactttccttatttggaactttccatatttggcactttttggcagttttaagagcattttctccagattgtcttttcacacctagtttctgcaaaacatgaacaaaaccacaaaattaggtagaaaaggtgtaaataaacatcaagattatcatgataaagtgggctaaattatgctctgtcaaatacccccacacctagccttttgcttgtcctca
This genomic interval from Manihot esculenta cultivar AM560-2 chromosome 12, M.esculenta_v8, whole genome shotgun sequence contains the following:
- the LOC110623357 gene encoding uncharacterized protein LOC110623357, which gives rise to MNANRQWMYNRLKDGLLNTEFLNGLEEFIQFASTHPECMDGMNIRCPCSMKRCSNRRFLCVDDVRYHLMKNGFVPNYYRWTAHGECWDDQGTSSVLMSETIMENDFQTGTSGRYHEMVLEGFGLPPQIEFMEEAPNAEAQRLYEMLQAASEELWPGCNKHTKLSAVIVEFLKEVLPEDNVLPDNFYKTKKLIEGLGLPVEKIDCCRNNCMIYWSGDAELQECKFCQLPRYKRTVNSLTKQVVQKPYKKMYYFPLTPRLQRLYASDATAPHMRWHAEHEYEEGVMHHPSDSPAWKHFNACYPSFGSEIRNVMLGLSTDGFQPFGQSGQQYSSWPIILTPYNLPPWLCMKSEYMFLTVIVPGPNNPKFKIDIFLQPLIEELKQLWNMGVETYDVDKKQNFLMRVALLWTISDFPAYAMLSGWSTAGRLACPYCMDNTDAFTLPRGGKQCWFDNHRKFLNHNHPWRKNKSWFRKNKVVTEHAPLVRTGEEILHEIESLGLMRVTDPGSDVVNAVISKTCGWRKRSIFWDLPYWSSLLIRHNLDVMHIEKNFFDNLFNTIMNIEGKTKDNAKAREDMREICRRPELEINAETGRYPKAIYALDKPAKQVICEWMKGLRFPDGYVSNMARCVDMNKYRLFGMKSHDCHIFMQRLLPIAFRELLPMRVWEAITELSIFFKQLTSTILREEDMQRLEEDIPVILCKLERIFPPGFFDSMEHLPVHLAYEARIGGPVQYRWMYPYERYNGILKKNIKNKAKVEGSIANAYLVEEASSFCAYYFESHVSTRHRRVPRNDDGGVVEDQEIEGNLSIFKYPGRPIGQSKKRILTKDERNAAHLYILLNCEEVSPFIKIYIEDLRRISPNITDGEVDITLENNFPTWFKAYVSFIILAILR
- the LOC122725272 gene encoding uncharacterized protein LOC122725272, with product MLALLKYYSLIPSEKTSAACTKIFQKYNVEEGSSWKNIPQSTKDFYFREFEKEFHWDEGSAAIVRKAWNKKAATRYKDFLTNEKKKKKRSAYISNEVWDKWNLDWSTPEYVAKSVKYSKNRLTEKGGAGAGPSTHTGGSITHEEHARRIQNAKTDKVPPTAAELFLHTHTKKSDRNKFVDKRAELVYENYLKLKEQHSSQNVGSDHVEGDGGNINEDQLFIAAAGGWQGSRVYGLGSAASSAFSQTGTVEKTTDVPSSQSPEWKKEIEAKFDEKYNSLQKLVEDQNQIIAQMRDELQATRMGQQSSSLMPSTSDMPPAQRSPGDSHID